GTCTCCAATGAAATCAGGGATTTGTGCAACTGTTTTGCTGGTGACTGCTCTACTGGGGGCGGGAGCACTCAATGGCTGCAGTCAACCTAGCCCAACTGCTCAACCAGAGCCTGTTTCATCTGGGGAGGAGCGGGCAGAGCGCGACCCTGATGTGCTGAAATTACTCTACGGTCGAGCAGCCGTAACGCTGAACCCGCACCTAGCAACAGGCTACCAGGATTTTGAGGCCGCTCGGATTGTCTACGAACCCCTGGCTAGCTACAGCGCTAAGGGTGAACTGGTGCCCTTCTTGGCAGCTGAAATTCCCACTGAGGAAAATGGCGGAATTGCTGCCGATGGCAAATCCGTTACCTGGAAACTACGGCCAGAGGTAACCTGGACAGACGGCAAGCCTTTTACTGCCGACGATGTCGTTTTTACCTTTGAGTTTATTCGCAATCCTCAAGTTGCGGCTGCAACTGCTCAGTTTTATGAGGGGGTAGAATCGGTCGAGGCAGTTGATTCCAATACGGTCAAAATTACTTTTACGGAACCGACAGCGGCTTGGTCAGTTCCATTTACCGGACAGACGGGGCTGATCTTGCCGCGCCACGTCTTTGAGGAATTTAACGGGCCCAAAGCCCGCGAGGCTCAGGTCAATGTGCAGCCTATTGGCACCGGCCCCTACACGGTTCTAGCTTTTGCCCCAGGAACGGTGATCTACAGCCCCAACGTCACCTACTGGGGGGGAGCCCCGGCATTTAGAAGTATTGAGCTAACGGGAGGCATTGCGCCTTACGCGGCGGCACGAGACGTGATGAGAACGGGCAATGCTGACTTGGCCAACAATATTCAGGTGGAGGCCAGCGCCCTTAAAGACCTAGAGAAAGATGCTCAGGGCCGACTGATCACGACCTTTGGCTCGAGCGTAGAGCGAATCATGCTCAATTTTTCACACCCCTTCGCTAAAACCGAAAAGGGAGAGCGCTCCAGCTCAGAGGTACCCCATCCCTATTTCAGCGATATTCGGGTGCGAGAGGCGATTAACCTGGCGGTCGACCGCGATGCAATCGCACAAACCCTCTATGGCGGCACCGGGCGACCTGTGGCCCAACTGCTGGTGGAACCTGCCCAATATGCGACTAGCACTATTCCCTACGAGTACGACCTGGAAAGAGCCAAATCACTGCTAGATGCAGCGGGCTGGGTCGATACCAACGACAACGGGATTCGCGACAAGGGCGGTGTGGAAATGGAGGTGCTGTTTCAGTCGGCGGTCAACCCGGTGCGGCAGCAGACCCAGGCAATGGTTCAAAAGAGCTTGGAAGAGTTGGGCATGAAGGTGCAGATTGAGCGGGTGCGAGTAGATGATTTCTTCTCGGCCAACCCCCAGCAGACCAACAGTCTGAACCACTTTTTTGCTGATATGCAGGTCTACTCGACGGGCAGCGAAAGCCCCGACCCCACCACCTACATGAGCTGGTGGACCTGCGGCAAAATTGCCTCCCAGGCCAACAAATGGCAGGAGCCCAACAACGCCCGCTACTGCAACCCTGAGTATGACCAGCTCTGGGAAGCTGCCAGCAAAGAACTAGACCCCGAGAAACGGGCAGCGCTATTTAAGCAGATGGACGAACTGCTGGCGATGGATGTGGCAGTGATTCCAATTGTGCACCGTGCGATCGCAAATGCCGTTAGTAACACACTAACAGGGCTAGAGCCCACGCCTTGGGATGCCAGCACCTGGGATATCAAAAATTGGCAGCGGGCATCAGAAGCCCCTGAGAGCTAAATTCTGCAGCGGGGATCAGTAAATTAAGAACTTCTGTAAATGGCAAAACCTGCTAGTGGGATTCCAACAACTTTTTTTCTTTCCTGATCCCCGTAATTTCACTGATCCTTCTTTGCCTTATCTATTTTTGTCTGTTTAATGAATGAGAATTCTCAGTTAGAAAAGTCTTAAAAAATAAATCTTAAATCAGATGACTTTGATCCCCGTGTGTTAAATCCATCTTTGGATATGTTTTAG
This DNA window, taken from Pseudanabaena sp. FACHB-2040, encodes the following:
- a CDS encoding peptide ABC transporter substrate-binding protein; its protein translation is MKSGICATVLLVTALLGAGALNGCSQPSPTAQPEPVSSGEERAERDPDVLKLLYGRAAVTLNPHLATGYQDFEAARIVYEPLASYSAKGELVPFLAAEIPTEENGGIAADGKSVTWKLRPEVTWTDGKPFTADDVVFTFEFIRNPQVAAATAQFYEGVESVEAVDSNTVKITFTEPTAAWSVPFTGQTGLILPRHVFEEFNGPKAREAQVNVQPIGTGPYTVLAFAPGTVIYSPNVTYWGGAPAFRSIELTGGIAPYAAARDVMRTGNADLANNIQVEASALKDLEKDAQGRLITTFGSSVERIMLNFSHPFAKTEKGERSSSEVPHPYFSDIRVREAINLAVDRDAIAQTLYGGTGRPVAQLLVEPAQYATSTIPYEYDLERAKSLLDAAGWVDTNDNGIRDKGGVEMEVLFQSAVNPVRQQTQAMVQKSLEELGMKVQIERVRVDDFFSANPQQTNSLNHFFADMQVYSTGSESPDPTTYMSWWTCGKIASQANKWQEPNNARYCNPEYDQLWEAASKELDPEKRAALFKQMDELLAMDVAVIPIVHRAIANAVSNTLTGLEPTPWDASTWDIKNWQRASEAPES